Below is a window of bacterium DNA.
GCCGCGCCATGCCACGAAGCTCGTGCTGCGCGGGGCCTATGCCGCCACCCGGGAGCGCGTCAAACGCTTCTACGAGGTCGCCAGGGCCCACGGGATGGGCGATCGCGCCTATGTCTACGGCTTCGACGAGTGGAGCGACGTGGCGCGCTACGGGGACATCAAGCAGACCTACGAGGAGTTGAAGGCCGTCGCTCCGGGCATCAAGGCCTCCAGCACAGTCGTCCACCCCGTGCCGCCCATTGATCGCACCATTGATGCCTGGTGCCCGGCCCTGTGCTACGAGTTCCCCGAGTACAAGCAGGCCCGGGAGCGCGGGCAGGAGGTCTGGACGTACGAGGGCGGCTGCCCGTACGACCCGTACCCCACGCACGAACTGCTGGACGTGCCGGCGGTGGAGGCACGGGCGTTTTTCTGGGTGATCTGGCGGTACCAGTACACCGGCTGGCTGCACTGGGAGCTGAACGTGTGGAGCGGCAACATGGGCGGGGACAAGCGCTGGCCCGAGGTGCCGTGGAACCCCGCGCGCGGCGGCGTGCGCAATGGCGAGGTGGGGCGCATCTACCCCGGCCCGAACGCCACGCCGCTACCCTCGGTGCGCCTGGAGAACATGCGCGACGGGATCGAGGACTACGACCTGCTGTGGCTGCTGCGAGATCGAGCCCGGAAGCTGCCGGCGGGCAGCAAGCAGCGCCTGGCGACCGAGAAGCTGATAACCGACACGGCCCGGGCGCTGTGCCAGTCGCGGGCGCATTTCGAGCGCGACCCCGCCCGCGTGTTGGCCCTGCACGAGCAGTTGGGCCTGGCCCTCGAGCGGCTCAGCCGCTGATCCAGTCGCGGGCCCGCACTACGGCGCGGCGCCAGCCGGCCAGCAGCTCCTGGCGCCGCTCGTCGGCCATGGCCGGCTCGAAACGCCGATCCAGCGCCCACTGGCCGGCCAGCGTGTCCTGGTCGGGCCAGCACCCCACCGCCAGCCCCGCCAGATAGGCCGCGCCCAGCGCCGTCGTCTCCAGCACCCGGGGCCGCACGACCGGTACGCCCAGCACGTCGGCCTGGAACTGCAGCAGGAAGTCATTGGCTGCCGCCCCGCCGTCTACCCGCAGCTCCGTGAGCGGCGCCCCCCGGTCTGCCGCCATGGCCTGCAGCACATCCGCCGTCTGGTAGGCCACAGCCTCCAGGGCGGCGCGCACGATGTGCGCCCGCTCCGTCCCCCGCGTCAGTCCCACCAGCGTCCCGCGCGCCCGGTCATCCCAGTGCGGCGCCCCCAGCCCCACGAACGCCGGGACGAAGTAGACGCCGCCGGTGTCGGGCACGCTCTGCGCCACGGCCTCGCTCTCCGGCGCCGTCTGGATCAGGCCAAGCTGGTCGCGCAACCACTGCACGGCGGCCCCGGCCACGAAGACGCTCCCCTCCAGCGCATACTCCACCGTGCCGCCGACCGACCAGCCCACGGTCGAGAGCAGGCCATGGTGTGACGGCACGGGCCGCGCCCCGGTGTTCATCAACAGGAAGCAGCCGGTCCCGTAGGTGCTCTTGGCCATGCCGGGCGCGAAGCAGGCCTGGCCGAAGAGCGCCGCCTGCTGGTCGCCGATGGCCGCCGTGAGCGGAACGGCGGCCCCCAGCACGTCCGGCTGCAGCTCCCCCAGCTCCCCGCTGGAGGGGCATACCTGCGGCAGCATCGTCGGCGGAATGTCCAGCGCCGCCAGTATCTCCTCATCCCACTGCCGCGTATGCAGGTTCAGCAGCATCGTCCGCGAGGCATTGGAGACATCGGTCACGTGGCGGCGGCCGTCGGTTAGGTTCCACAGGAGCCAGGTGTCCACCGTGCCGAACAGCAGCTCGCCCCGCTCGGCCCGCGCCCGCGCCCCCTCCACCTCGTTCAGAATCCACTGGAGCTTCGTGGCCGAGAAGTACGGATCAATCACCAGGCCGGTGTGCTCGCGGATGAAGTCGTCGCCCAGTTGCGCGCGCAACTGCTCGCACAGCCCGGCGGTGCGGCGGCACTGCCAGACGATAGCCGGAGCCACTGGCCGCCCGGTCGCGCGCTCCCACACGAGGGTCGTCTCGCGCTGGTTGGCGATGCCGACTGCGGCCAGATCGCCCGCAGCCAGACCGGCGGCCTGCAGCGCCTCGCGCGCCGCCTCGACCTGCCCGGTCGCAATCTCCTGCGGGTCCTGCTCCACCCAGCCGGAGGCCGGGTAGTGACAGGTCAGGGGACGGCGGGCGACGCCGACCGTCCGGCCCTCGCGGTCGAAGATGAGGGCCCGCGAGCTGGTCGTGCCCTGGTCGAGGGCCATGATGTAGTCGGCCACGGTGACAGTCTCTCCTGTGTCTGGCTAGGCCCCGACGACCTGCATCGCGATGGTGGCCCAGTCGCTGAGCCGCTGCGGGTCGTGGCGGACGGTGCTGATGTCCTTGAGGATGATCTCCAACGGACAGCCGTGCCGCTCGCAGACGCGGCGGGTGGCCAGCAGGTTCTCGCGGGCGTGAGCGGCGTCGAAGGTGTCGGTGGCGAGCACTGCCGGGCTGGGCTTGCGGGAGTAGACGTAGTCGCCGCCGATCTCCGCGGCGCCCAACTCCTCGTCCACCCAGGCGCTCATGGAGACCTTGCGGACGTGGGGGATCAGGCGCACTTCCGCCATCTTGCGGTCCAGCGGGTCGCAGCAGCCGTAGTAGACCAGGCCGAAGCGCTCGCAGATGCGGGCGGCGTAGTCCACCTCGAACTCGCGGAACATGCGCGGGGAGACGGTGGAGAACATCTGCGCCAGGCCAAACGTCCACAGGTCCTTCGTGCGGGGCTTCTCCGGGTCGTAGCCCGGGGCGGGCAGTTCGTCCACCCACCCGCCGGTGCAGTGGATCAGGCTTTGCGGCCCGCACAGCAGCCCCTGCTCCTCAAGTTGGTCGAGCATGGTCAGGTAGCCCTCGGTCAGGCGCCCGACCAGCCGGTGCATGAACTCCGGCCGGTCGGCCAGACCCCACAGCGCGCCCTCGACGCTCATCCAGGTGCTGATGGGGTCCCACAGCGACACGTATGGGTCCACGCCATGGGCGCGTACCTCCAGCAGGCCGTCGAAGATCTCGTGGGCGACCGCCAGACGGCGCTCGGTCTCAACCGGGTCATGGCTGATCTGCGGCGTCTGGATCTTCTCCAGATCATCCTCCGTCTCGAGCTGATTGATGAAGCGGTGCCCGACGACCGAGCTGGTGGGGTCGGTCACGGCCACGTCCTCCTCCCGGTCCACGCCGAACCCGGTGTTGGATACCGCCCTCGGCACGCGCACGAACGGCTCCACGACCATGTCCACCGGGAACAACCGCCACTGCAGCAATGTGCGCCGCAGGAAGACCTCGTAGCCTCGGCACTCGGCGTCCTCGCACTGCAGCGTCAGCGCCTCGTCCACGTTCATCTCGTTCCAGCACACCTGGTCAATCATGACCATGGGCCGGTCAGGCTTCAGGGCGTTGAGCTTGCGCCACAGCGCCCGCTTCTCTTCCTGGACCGGCAGGGCGGCGATCTCCGCCACCTGTGCGGCCAGCTCCCGCAGGATGCTCAGATCGTGCTCGTCGGGCATGGGCGACGTCCTTTCCGGGAGGTCCCTAACGCCTCGCCTGCTCAAACAGCGCCATCAGCCTGCTGACATGCACGCTGACGGTGAACTCGCGGAGCCCGCGCTCGCGTCCCCTCTTTCCCAGCGCCTGCCGCAGTGCCGCGTCGTCGCGGAGGCGCGTGAGCCGCTCGGCCAGCGCCGCCGCGTCGCTTTCGGGGAAGGTGAGCCCCGCCTCGCCGATGACCTCCGGGATCGCCCCGCAGGTCGAGCCGACCAGGGGCGTGCCACACAGCATCCCTTCCACGAGCACCGCGCCGTACTGCTCCTGCCAGGTGGGGATGCTGCGCGAGGGCAGCACCAGGGCGTCGCACGTGGACAGGTAGCGGGGCATGGCGTCGTGGGGAACCCGGCCGATCCAGCGCACGCGGTCCTGCAGCCCCAACCCATCGGCCAAGGCCCGCAAGTCTGCCTCGCAGCGCCCACTGCCGATCAGGCACAGCTTGCAGTCCGAGGGGAGTTGCGCCAGGGCTCGCAGCAGCACATCTACCCCCTTCTCCTCCACCAGTCGGCCGACATAGCCCACCAGGAAGCCACCCGGCGGGCACAGTTCGGCGCGTAGCTCGGGCGCGCTGCGGGGCTGGAAGACCTCGGGGTCACTGCCCAGGTACACCACCCGGACCCGGGCGGGCTCTACCCCGGCCCGGAGCAGGGCGTCCTCGGCGGTGTGGGTGCACGCGGCGAACAGGTCCACCTGCGGGAGCACGTAGCGTTCGGCGCGCCCACGCAGTGACCGCGGGAAGCCGTGCCACCGGCGCGTCACGTTCTCATAGGAGAAAAGCGCGATCTTCGCCCGCGGGCAGACTCGGCGCGCCGCGTGCACGAGCTGCGCGGTGTTCAGCTCTGAGGGTTCGCCAATATGGTAGATCAGGTCTGGGGCAACGCTGCGCAGCAGGTGCCCCAGCCCGCCGGTGTAGCGGCTGTAGGGGTAGGGCCGCTGCGGGAAGACGGGCAGTGTGTGCAGCGTCCAGGGGGCGTCGGTCCGGGGGCCGGGCGCGGAGCGGCCGAAGTCCCCCAGGTCCACCCGGCGCGCGTGCAGGGCAGACACCTCCAGCCCCGGCTGTCGGGCCAGAGCATCACAGAGCCATGCCGCCGAGGTGAGGGAGGAGATCAGGATGCGCATGAGCCGTCACACCATCGCCCGGTGGTAGACATCCAGCGTCAAGCGAGCGGTTCGCTCCCAGGTGAACTGGCGGGCCCGCTCGCGGCCGCGGCGGCGCAGATCATCGGCCAGGGCCGGGTCTTCTGCCAGCCGCCCCATGGCCTCGGCGATGGCCCCGACATCCGCCGGGTCCACCAGCAGCGCCGCGTCGCCGGCCACTTCCGGCAGGGACGTCGTCGCGGCGGTGATGACCGGCGCCCCGGCCACGAAGGCCTCGAGCACCGGCAAGCCAAAGCCCTCGACCAGCGAGACGAACACAAAGCCCAGCGCGCCGCGCATGAGCGCCACGAGGTCCTCGTCGGGCAGGTCGGTACGCACATGCACCGTGCCGCGCCGTGGCCGCGCCAGGGCCTCATCGGCCTCGGGGTAGCTGCCAATGCGGCGCCCCACCACCAGCAGGTCCAGCTCGGGGCCGTTGCGCTCGCACCACAGGTCGTAGGCCTCCACCAGGCGGGCCGTATTGCGGCGCGGCTCGATGGTGCCGATGGTCATGAAGTACGGCCGGTCCAGGCCGTGGCGCTCCTGCGCCGCCGCCACCTGCTCCGGCGAGACCTCGCGGCCGAAGCGTTCGTGATCCACGGCCAGAGGGACGGTCGTGATGCGCTCGGGCGGCACCCGGGTCAGGGCGAGCACCTCCGCACCGGTGGCGTCGGAGTCGACGATGATCTGCGCGGCCCGGGGAGCCAGGGCCGCGATGGCCCGGTGGACCGAGAGCACGTTCGGCGGCACCCACGTCGGCTGCCGCAGGGCGAACAGGTCATGGATCGTCAGCACCGTCGGCACGCGGCGGTCCAGCGGCACCGGCCAGCTAATGGCGTGATAGATGTCCGCCTCGCGCGGCAGCCACTGGGGCGGCGGCAGCCAGCGCGGCCAGCAGCGCCAGAGCGACAGCCCGGGCTCCTCATACAGCAGCTTGCCGGGCACGCGCACCGCATCAACGGGCACGTCGAGGCCCAGGGCCGTCAGCATGTCGGCCAGTTGTGCGCGCATGGGCTCAATGTGCCAGCCGGCGAGCCAGGCCAGCAGGTTCACACCCAGAGCCGCCAGGCCCCGCATCAGCTCGCCGGTGTAGCGGCGCAGCCCGCCGCCGCCGGCGACCAGCGCCCGACAGTCCACGGCCACGACAGGGCCGGTGGCGCTCATCTGCTCGCAGTCCTCATGTTGCCCTCGTGTCCGGCCTGTGGGATAATGCTTCGGCCCATGCCCACCCACTCGCCCCAACGGTTCGCGCTCGACATCCGCCAGCTCTGCGGGGGGCCTTCGGGCGACCGTACGCATCTGCTCGGCCTGCTGCGCGAGTTCCCGTCCCTGGCGCCCGAAGATGACTTCCTGCTGTGTCTGAACCAGCAGCCGCTGTACGAGCCCGCGGAGCTGCCGGCGGCGCCGAACCTGCACCTACGGGTCGTGCCCTGCCGGCCAGGCTGGCTGTGGACGCCCGTCGCCTGGCCGCGGATGCTGCGCCGCGAGCATGTGGACGTGGCTCACGGTGTCTATCTCGTGCCGCCGCTGGCCCCCTGCCCCACGGTGGTCACCATCCACGATGTGAGCTTCATGGCCCACCCGGAGTGGTTCCCACGCCGGGAGCTGCGGCTGATGCGCCGTCTCATCCCGCTGTCGGCCCGCCGGGCCACGCGCCTCGTCACCGGCTCAGCCCACGCCGCCGAGGAGATCGCGCGCCACTTGCATGTGCCGCGCGAGAAGATCGCCGTGATTCCCTACGGGCTGAGACCTGCCGCCGCGTCAGTGGATCGCGACGAAGCCCGGGCGCAGGTGGCGGCTCGGTACGGCCTCAAGGAACGCTACGTACTCGCGGTCGGGCTGCTGCAGCCCCGCAAGAACCTGCTCCGGCTGCTGGAGGCCTTCGCCTGCCTCGCCCCGGCCCACCCGGGCGTGCAACTGGCCGTCGTGGGCGCCACCGGGTGGGGCAACGAGCCCTTCCACGCCCGGCTGCAGGAGCTGGCCCTCGGCGACCGGGTGGTGCTCTGCGGCCGCGTGCCCGACGCCGATCTGTGGCTGCTCTACCGCGCGGCGGCGCTGCTGGCCTACCCCTCGCTGTACGAGGGCTTCGGCCTGCCGCCGCTGGAGGCCATGGCCTGCGGCACGCCGGTCGTCGCCTCCAACACGACCGCCATCCCGGAAGTCGTGGGCGAGGCCGGGCTGCTGTGTGACCCGCTCGATGTCGCGGCCCTGGCGGAGGCGTTAGCCGCGGTACTGGATGACGCCGCCCTGGCGACTCGGCTGTCGGAGGCCGGGCCGGCGCGGGCCGCGCAGTTCACCTGGGCCAGGGCCGCCGCGGCGTATCTGCAGCTGTTCCGCGAGCTGGGCGGCCGGCCGGTGCGCCAGTGACAGATTCAGCAACCAGCCGGACAAGACCTGCTGCCAAGGAAACACCCCACGCCGATGATCTCCTCCCTGCTCATCAAGCCCGCCGGCGCCGACTGCAACATGGCGTGCAGCTACTGCTTCTACCGCCCCGCCGCCGGGCTCTACCCCGGCACCGACCGACCGCGCATGTCGTCCGAGGTGCTGCGGGAGCTGGTGGCCCAGTACATGGCGCTGTCGTGGAGCAACCCCGTAGTGCGGGCTTCCAGCCCGCCCTCCGAGGGGGAAGCCGCCGCGGGCGGGCTGGAAGCCCGCACTACCGCTGATGCTCACTCCTGCGGACAGGCCGCCTTCTGCTGGCAGGGCGGCGAACCCACGCTGATGGGCCTGGACTTCTACCGTCACGTCGTGGCCCTGCAGCAGCAGCTCGGACACCCCGGCCAGGTGGTCGGCAACAGCCTGCAGACCAACGGGCTGCTGCTGAGCGAGGAGTGGGCGCGGTTCCTGGCGCGGTACCGCTTCCTGGTCGGCCTGAGCCTCGACGGCCCGCCCGAGGTGCACGACTTCTATCGCCTGGGCCTCGGCGGCCAGCCGACCCAGCGCCAGGTCGTGCGGGCGTGGCGGGTACTGCAGCAGCACCAGGTCGAGGCCAACATCCTGTGCATGGTCACCGCGCACAGCGCCGGACGGGCGGCGGAGGTCTTCGCTTGCCTGTACGACCTCGGCGCCCGCTTCATGCAGTTCATCCCGTGCCTGGACCACCACCCGCGCACCGGTGAGCGGATGCCCTACGCCGTCACTCCGCAGGCCTACGGCGACTTCCTGTGCGCCCTGTTCGAGGCATGGCGGCCCCACCGGCAGGAGGTCTCGATCCGCCTCTTCGATGACCTCGCCTCACGGCTGATGGGGCACGAGGAGCTGGTGTCCTGCGAGTTCCGGCCGCGCTGCGGCGACTACCTGGTCGTGGAACACAACGGGGACCTGTACGCGTGCGACTTCTTCGTGGACCGAGAGCACTTCCTGGGCAACTTGCTGGAGCGGCCGCTGGCCGAGGTGGCTGGCGGGGCGGAGTTCGAGGCTTTCGCTGCGGCCAAGGGGCAGGTCGGCGAGCAGTGCCAGGCCTGTGAGTGGCTGAGCTTCTGCCAGGGGGGGTGTCAGAGGCACCGGGGACTGGGGCACAGTTGCGCGCGTGAGGACACGCGCGCCCACGCGACCCCCGAGGCAGGAACCCGGGACGTTCGGCCCCACGCGACGTACCTGTGCGCGGCCTACCGGCGGTTCTTCGCCCATGCGGTGCCGGTGCTGCGGGAGGTCGTGGCGGAAGTGAACGCCGAGGGCGGCCCCGGAAGCGAAACAGCCGCCCCGTGAGGGGGCGGCTGGCAGGTGTCTTCATGGTGCGCGCTGGTGGACTTGAACCACCGGCCTCCACCGTGTCAAGGTGGCGTTCTTCCCCTGAACTAAGCGCGCACGGCGTACGACAGGAAGAGAAGTATAGCAAACGGGACACCCGGTGTAAACCGCTTTTCGGCTGGTGTCGCTGCTAAGTAGTAATGTCCCTTTCGTGCAAAGTAGAAATGTCCCTCGGCGAATAGAGGGGCATGAAGCTACTGATGAGCGACAAGGAACGCAACTACAGCAAAGTGCTCGAACAGCTCCGGCAGGGACAACTCAAGCGGACGGAGGCGGCCGCATTGATGGGCTGCACGCCTCGCCACGTCACCCGCCTGCGCCGCGTCTATCGCGAGCACGGCGATGCCGGTTTGGTGCACGGCCTGCGCGGCCAGTCGTCCCACCGGCGATGCGATCCCCGCCTGCTGGAGCAAGCGGTCGCGCTGGTGGCCGCTCACTACCACGATGCCGGTCCCACCTACGCGGCGGACCGACTCGCCGCCGACCACGGCCTGGTCCTGTCACACGAACGGCTACGCCAGGCCATGATCGCCGCCGGTCTGTGGCGGGCGCGGCCCCGCAAGGCCAAGCATCGCCAATGGCGCGAGCGCAAGCCCTGCTTTGGTCAACTCGTGCAGATGGATACCTCCGAGCATGACTGGTTCGAAGGCCGCGGGGAAGCAGCTGACCTGGTCCTGATGATCGATGACGCCACGAGCCGCGCACACCTGCGCTTCGTGCCCGCCGACAATAGCGAGACGAACCGCCGCGTGATCCACGAGTACCTGCAACGCCATGGGCGCCCCCTGGCTCTGTACACCGACAAAGCCAGCCATTTCGTCGTCAACCGTCCGGCAACTGTCATGGAGCAGTTGGACGGGCGCGAGGCCGAAACCCAGATCGGG
It encodes the following:
- the glpK gene encoding glycerol kinase GlpK produces the protein MADYIMALDQGTTSSRALIFDREGRTVGVARRPLTCHYPASGWVEQDPQEIATGQVEAAREALQAAGLAAGDLAAVGIANQRETTLVWERATGRPVAPAIVWQCRRTAGLCEQLRAQLGDDFIREHTGLVIDPYFSATKLQWILNEVEGARARAERGELLFGTVDTWLLWNLTDGRRHVTDVSNASRTMLLNLHTRQWDEEILAALDIPPTMLPQVCPSSGELGELQPDVLGAAVPLTAAIGDQQAALFGQACFAPGMAKSTYGTGCFLLMNTGARPVPSHHGLLSTVGWSVGGTVEYALEGSVFVAGAAVQWLRDQLGLIQTAPESEAVAQSVPDTGGVYFVPAFVGLGAPHWDDRARGTLVGLTRGTERAHIVRAALEAVAYQTADVLQAMAADRGAPLTELRVDGGAAANDFLLQFQADVLGVPVVRPRVLETTALGAAYLAGLAVGCWPDQDTLAGQWALDRRFEPAMADERRQELLAGWRRAVVRARDWISG
- a CDS encoding glycosyltransferase family 4 protein; translated protein: MRILISSLTSAAWLCDALARQPGLEVSALHARRVDLGDFGRSAPGPRTDAPWTLHTLPVFPQRPYPYSRYTGGLGHLLRSVAPDLIYHIGEPSELNTAQLVHAARRVCPRAKIALFSYENVTRRWHGFPRSLRGRAERYVLPQVDLFAACTHTAEDALLRAGVEPARVRVVYLGSDPEVFQPRSAPELRAELCPPGGFLVGYVGRLVEEKGVDVLLRALAQLPSDCKLCLIGSGRCEADLRALADGLGLQDRVRWIGRVPHDAMPRYLSTCDALVLPSRSIPTWQEQYGAVLVEGMLCGTPLVGSTCGAIPEVIGEAGLTFPESDAAALAERLTRLRDDAALRQALGKRGRERGLREFTVSVHVSRLMALFEQARR
- a CDS encoding glycosyltransferase family 4 protein; translated protein: MSATGPVVAVDCRALVAGGGGLRRYTGELMRGLAALGVNLLAWLAGWHIEPMRAQLADMLTALGLDVPVDAVRVPGKLLYEEPGLSLWRCWPRWLPPPQWLPREADIYHAISWPVPLDRRVPTVLTIHDLFALRQPTWVPPNVLSVHRAIAALAPRAAQIIVDSDATGAEVLALTRVPPERITTVPLAVDHERFGREVSPEQVAAAQERHGLDRPYFMTIGTIEPRRNTARLVEAYDLWCERNGPELDLLVVGRRIGSYPEADEALARPRRGTVHVRTDLPDEDLVALMRGALGFVFVSLVEGFGLPVLEAFVAGAPVITAATTSLPEVAGDAALLVDPADVGAIAEAMGRLAEDPALADDLRRRGRERARQFTWERTARLTLDVYHRAMV
- a CDS encoding glycosyltransferase family 4 protein: MPTHSPQRFALDIRQLCGGPSGDRTHLLGLLREFPSLAPEDDFLLCLNQQPLYEPAELPAAPNLHLRVVPCRPGWLWTPVAWPRMLRREHVDVAHGVYLVPPLAPCPTVVTIHDVSFMAHPEWFPRRELRLMRRLIPLSARRATRLVTGSAHAAEEIARHLHVPREKIAVIPYGLRPAAASVDRDEARAQVAARYGLKERYVLAVGLLQPRKNLLRLLEAFACLAPAHPGVQLAVVGATGWGNEPFHARLQELALGDRVVLCGRVPDADLWLLYRAAALLAYPSLYEGFGLPPLEAMACGTPVVASNTTAIPEVVGEAGLLCDPLDVAALAEALAAVLDDAALATRLSEAGPARAAQFTWARAAAAYLQLFRELGGRPVRQ
- a CDS encoding SPASM domain-containing protein: MISSLLIKPAGADCNMACSYCFYRPAAGLYPGTDRPRMSSEVLRELVAQYMALSWSNPVVRASSPPSEGEAAAGGLEARTTADAHSCGQAAFCWQGGEPTLMGLDFYRHVVALQQQLGHPGQVVGNSLQTNGLLLSEEWARFLARYRFLVGLSLDGPPEVHDFYRLGLGGQPTQRQVVRAWRVLQQHQVEANILCMVTAHSAGRAAEVFACLYDLGARFMQFIPCLDHHPRTGERMPYAVTPQAYGDFLCALFEAWRPHRQEVSIRLFDDLASRLMGHEELVSCEFRPRCGDYLVVEHNGDLYACDFFVDREHFLGNLLERPLAEVAGGAEFEAFAAAKGQVGEQCQACEWLSFCQGGCQRHRGLGHSCAREDTRAHATPEAGTRDVRPHATYLCAAYRRFFAHAVPVLREVVAEVNAEGGPGSETAAP
- a CDS encoding ISNCY family transposase; the encoded protein is MKLLMSDKERNYSKVLEQLRQGQLKRTEAAALMGCTPRHVTRLRRVYREHGDAGLVHGLRGQSSHRRCDPRLLEQAVALVAAHYHDAGPTYAADRLAADHGLVLSHERLRQAMIAAGLWRARPRKAKHRQWRERKPCFGQLVQMDTSEHDWFEGRGEAADLVLMIDDATSRAHLRFVPADNSETNRRVIHEYLQRHGRPLALYTDKASHFVVNRPATVMEQLDGREAETQIGRALRELQIELIVAHSPQAKGRAERFFGTAQDRLVKDLRYADIHTIDAANRYLEEHYLPWWQAHHTIVPASPADAHRDLQGFDVEAILSHQEPRQVQNDYTFSYERQRYQILPDSQLPNLRKHTVTVQQRLDGRVMAWAKGQYLQILPIPAGGAAAAPEAAVASRNQPHSAKARTPAPDHPWRKSYQGTFLSGRKRDISTLR